The genomic stretch GAATGGGTGTCAACTACGataaactccattatcttggttattgagattggatagtctcccaagatTACTGGGAGCTCGATAGATCCTATATTGGCTATTCCCTCCCTTGAAAATCAGTATAATGTTGTCGCGCATGCCTTTAGGACTCGAACGAatttttctagagtggccttatagaggatgttgacCGAGATCCTGTTATCGATCAGGACTCGACGCACCTTCTTATTGGCGAGCTGAAAGgtaatgaccagagggtcattatgagggaacagGATGTGCgaggcatcttcttcagtgaatgTAATGGGTTGGGACTCAACCTTCTACTGCTTCAGAGCTCATGGTTTGGGTTCATAGGGAGATCCATCCCCCGTTTTGAGTTCattgacatacctcttttgggcattacTACCCGACCCTACGATATGTGGTCCCCCcgcgatggttattacatcttctccattgaTTGGGGGAGGTTAGTTATTCTCCCTCGCATGTGGGGCCGCAGTTTGCTGGGCAAGCTATGTCGGAGCTGCCTTTTATATAAGCAAAGCTTAGCTCAGATTTATGTTTCGGACGTACTACccgaagtatcctctcgagatcaaaccttcaatctcatcttttaactGTCTACATTCATCAGTGGTATGATCAATACCTTTATGAAATCTGTAGAACTTATTTGCGTCCCTTTTGGATTTCTGGTTTCGCATCGGATCAggacgtctgaaagggacctgattttcGTTTGTGACAAATATGTTCTCCTGAGTATCTGTTAGCTTGGTATAAACTGTATTAATGGAGAAgtatttttctcctttctttttcttaccCCCGTTAGCCtccgagttattcccttcattattttttctcttggaagggttatCTCCCGAGGGTCTTGACGAGGAGGGTGTAGCCGAGGTGGTGGCTAAGTTaacgtttgtcgttgtagttattatGGGCTTAGGAGTCAGCTTGAGTGccgaccttgcctcttctacattgacaaacctctgagcctGAGTATTGAACTCGACTATCGACCTCACGGGTTTtctttgcatgtcatcccaaaggggactccctggcAATACTCCAACTCGTGCTACTTCTATATTGAATTTTgccaggtaactttttaatgactCACCTGGATGCTGCCTGACATTTGTCAATGTTGATGCCTCAGGTTTGATTCTCTTCACTGCCTGAAACTGCTTCTTGAATTCCCAGGACAGTTGTTCCCATGCTGAGATCGAGTGTCTCTGGAATTTGTCAAGCCAATTCTTTGCTAGTGTAGTGAGTGTGGTTGGGAAgagcatacatctgagctcgtattTGACGTTATTGGCTCGCATAACTTTATTGAACGTACTCATGTGGCTGCTTGATCGGCGAAATATGCACGCAAGTGTAcgtggtcgtgtcaagtaataaattccggaagaacggatatcgtcccacagagactattaaccaattaccaataatcgcTTTTAACTTTCTATTTGATGATTAAAATTGAAATGAATAATTATAAACTACGAAcactatttaaataaatgtaaatagaacagtaaatcaaaagataaaatcaataacaaaaagtctagggaattaatttcatcaacttttcattctattaattttactaatccgttctaaatctcttcttcatattctaatagcaggttaaaaaaaatcgattcctattctttttcaagaaacaagatctcaacctatatgcaagttttctacaactctgtgataaacttaaacacatagcaggcattaagAATTATAACCTAATTGttacacaagtcatataggtactctcatccaatatgtaacctatgtctatataacgataacaTATTTCATTCGCATCTTTCgagttttgaatcaaaatcataattcaagcaaatagtgatcaagtatttactaacATTAGgaaaacatcatatagattagaataaagaagaagtatcaatagaacatcataataaaattaaatcaaaattcaagggactacattaacccctagatagaggatttagttcatatcagacatgactaaaatcataaaacatttgttcagaaacataaaattaaactacTAGAAACTAagagaaaagtgaagaaaaatagatCAATAATGGTAAACAACTGTTAATCCCGATTCCAAGAACCCCCCTACGAAATGACCTAAAAAATCGTatttaaacacattttttttcaaattttagtgaggcgggtcgtgacttgcctATTTTTGAGTCGCGACCCACCTGTTTTTCTTCCAATTCCTTCATCCTCTAAAAACTCAGTTGTCGCGACTTGATAGAGCAAGTCATGACTCGCCTGTTTTTGGTTCCCTTCACCAAATCACATCTGTCTTCTTGCAAGCCGCAA from Humulus lupulus chromosome 5, drHumLupu1.1, whole genome shotgun sequence encodes the following:
- the LOC133779923 gene encoding uncharacterized protein LOC133779923, whose protein sequence is MRANNVKYELRCMLFPTTLTTLAKNWLDKFQRHSISAWEQLSWEFKKQFQAVKRIKPEASTLTNVRQHPGESLKSYLAKFNIEVARVGVLPGSPLWDDMQRKPVRSIVEFNTQAQRFVNVEEARSALKLTPKPIITTTTNVNLATTSATPSSSRPSGDNPSKRKNNEGNNSEANGGKKKKGEKYFSINTVYTKLTDTQENIFVTNENQVPFRRPDPMRNQKSKRDANKFYRFHKGIDHTTDECRQLKDEIEGLISRGYFG